One genomic region from Athalia rosae chromosome 3, iyAthRosa1.1, whole genome shotgun sequence encodes:
- the LOC105685397 gene encoding uncharacterized protein LOC105685397 isoform X2: MRPAVGGMEEPQKLFRLPGTIEEEEERDAEAQENEENQPRAESPFLAQKIHTVPSMPRNITLIRVSTQSSSIGGVARQDSARSRYRAGPARKIRRRAVLKNGECNVLQSRISRRSLRFLQDIFTTLVDTQWRWTLLCFTLSFLLSWLGFAVIWWLIAFTHGDFDAKHLPGAQAINNWTPCIYNIYSFTSCFLFSIETQHTIGYGSRTTSEECPEAIFVMCIQSIAGVMIQAFMVGIVFAKMTRPKQRTQTLLFSRNAVICQRDGELCLMFRVGDMRKSHIIGATVRAQVIRSRTTKEGEFLSQHQQELNVNADGNDGDLFFIWPTTIVHKINAESPLYNMSAENMLTERFEVVVILEGTIESTGQTTQARSSYLPQEILWGHRFEPMVSYSKERQGYEVDYSLFNSTVQVDTPLCSGRELAEFYRVQDDLRHGGGYLVDEDGLLIDAYQDNHLQIGQHNQNGMRTTGQRLVHAESTRSDNSLEDSAIGRSLYRDNSIASQLPQPNRENNLQQYKVLDRLGVDLDAIEVIDEDNLNQLPYATNREILKNSREILYEEDSNQGGLARDESFVSAKAFGSKKNMEILEASRPANNGRRHFVRYPMSDEDKRSLNGSRRNLSSRNLVQEEDKRSLNGSRRNLSGKRYLTTPLEKAESLHGSVRNLNVGSKENLIGSRRHTGSKELLNSIKRSAPVAQHPKSGTDEESKRTRPKASEKAPEKPKEEIEIRIESVARKNTPPNLQQVALASYLSPSELSPESGIIDGSTLSSPEAARRDLKLPTSSVIARNRRSYEHAQLQDVNEALTRTASGSSSSDSESAGAPLVILPGKTGVTLQKQKISYTSV; encoded by the exons ATGCGTCCAGCGGTCGGCGGGATGGAGGAGccgcaaaaattatttcgattgcCAGGAACGattgaagaggaagaggagagagacgCGGAGGCtcaagaaaatgaagagaatcaACCGAGAGCGGAATCGCCATTTTTGGCACAAAAAATCCACACCGTACCGAGCATGCCGAGAAATATCACGCTCATTAGGGTCAGCACTCAAAGCAGTAGCATCGGAGGCGTCGCCCGGCAAGATTCCGCCAg GAGCCGGTACAGAGCAGGCCCAGCGCGTAAAATCCGTAGACGTGCCGTGTTGAAGAACGGAGAATGCAACGTACTCCAGTCGAGGATATCCCGAAGATCGCTTCGCTTCCTGCAGGACATATTCACCACCCTGGTCGATACTCAATGGCGTTGGACGCTGCTGTGCTTCACCTTGAGTTTCCTACTATCCTGGTTGGGATTCGCGGTTATATGGTGGCTCATCGCCTTCACCCACGGTGACTTCGACGCGAAACACCTCCCGGGTGCCCAGGCTATCAACAACTGGACACCGTGCATATACAACATATACTCATTCACCAGCTGTTTCCTATTTTCCATCGAGACGCAACACACGATCGGATACGGCAGCCGAACGACCAGCGAAGAATGCCCGGAAGCGATATTCGTAATGTGCATCCAGAGCATCGCCGGTGTCATGATACAGGCTTTCATGGTCGGTATCGTATTCGCGAAGATGACGAGACCGAAGCAGAGGACCCAGACCCTGCTGTTCTCGAGGAACGCGGTAATCTGTCAACGGGACGGTGAACTTTGCCTGATGTTCCGTGTGGGAGACATGAGGAAATCTCACATAATAGGGGCGACGGTGAGGGCCCAGGTGATCCGTTCGAGGACGACGAAGGAGGGAGAATTTTTGTCGCAACATCAACAGGAGTTGAACGTAAACGCGGACGGTAACGACGGCGACCTATTCTTCATCTGGCCTACCACCATAGTCCACAAGATCAACGCCGAATCACCACTGTACAACATGTCCGCCGAGAACATGCTCACCGAACGATTCGAAGTCGTCGTTATACTGGAGGGGACGATAGAGTCCACCGGACAAACGACGCAGGCCAGGTCCTCCTACCTTCCTCAAGAAATATTGTGGGGGCATAGGTTCGAACCTATGGTCAGTTACTCCAAGGAACGTCAAGGGTACGAAGTCGATTACTCGCTTTTCAACAGCACCGTTCAAGTCGACACTCCACTTTGCTCGGGGAGGGAACTCGCCGAGTTCTACAGAGTTCAGGACGACCTTCGCCACGGTGGAG GTTACCTGGTCGACGAGGACGGTCTCCTGATCGACGCCTACCAAGACAATCACCTGCAAATCGGTCAGCACAATCAAAATGGTATGAGAACGACCGGGCAACGTTTGGTACACGCGGAGAGTACGAGAAGCGATAACAGCTTGGAAGACAGCGCGATCGGTCGGAGTCTGTACAGAGATAATTCCATCGCTTCTCAATTACCCCAACCGAACAGGGAGAACAATCTGCAACAGTACAAGGTATTGGATCGTTTGGGGGTCGACCTGGACGCGATCGAAGTCATCGACGAGGATAACTTGAACCAACTTCCTTACGCTACGAACCGGGAGATCCTCAAAAACAGCCGGGAAATACTCTACGAGGAGGATTCGAACCAGGGTGGACTCGCGAGGGACGAAAGTTTCGTGTCCGCGAAGGCCTTCGGCAGCAAGAAAAACATGGAAATTCTGGAAGCTAGCAGACCAGCCAACAACGGAAGGAGACACTTTGTCAGGTACCCCATGTCCGACGAAGATAAAAGATCGTTGAACGGCTCACGGAGAAATCTGAGCAGCAGGAACTTGGTCCAGGAGGAGGACAAACGCTCGCTGAACGGATCGAGGAGAAACTTGAGCGGCAAACGGTATCTGACCACCCCGTTGGAGAAGGCCGAAAGTCTCCACGGCAGCGTTAGAAATTTGAACGTCGGTAGTAAGGAGAATCTGATCGGTTCCAGAAGACACACGGGTAGCAAGGAGCTCCTGAATTCGATAAAGAGGAGCGCCCCGGTCGCGCAACATCCGAAAAGTGGCACGGACGAGGAGAGCAAACGAACGCGACCAAAGGCGAGCGAAAAAGCGCCGGAGAAGCCGAAGGAGGAGATCGAGATCCGGATCGAAAGTGTAGCCCGGAAAAACACGCCGCCGAATCTGCAGCAGGTTGCCTTGGCGAGCTATTTGTCGCCCTCGGAGCTGTCGCCGGAATCTGGAATCATCGATGGCTCGACGCTTTCGAGTCCGGAAGCCGCCAGACGAGATCTGAAACTCCCGACGAGCTCGGTAATAGCGAGAAATCGGCGGAGCTACGAACACGCGCAACTACAAGACGTCAACGAAGCACTGACCAGAACGGCGAGCGGAAGCAGTTCTTCAGACAGCGAATCGGCCGGTGCCCCACTTGTTATCTTGCCCGGAAAAACCGGCGTCACTTTGCAAAAGCAGAAAATTTCTTACACCAGCGTCTGA